GAATATAACACCAAATCCATACAATGGTAAGGCACTTAAGGGGTCACACACAGTTGTAAGTACATTTTTGGGTATAATAATATTCAtttcaaacaacaaatttcaacAGATTTAGTTAAATAACGCTATAAACTAGTATTTAatcaaatgatttaaaaaaaaaacctttttggcAAAATGGTTGGCAACAAAACTAATGATTTAAGAAAAACATTGTCAAATTATTTTGGTTATCGATTTAATAATGccattttagaaaaaaaaatcatttaaaatcaaaacactAGACAATCTTGTTTCCTTTCAATCACTGCtcatgtttttaataatttttttgggtggACTTGAACTTTTAACtattaaatagaaaaactactttattttgaataatttcaaTGTAACTAGTTGCGTTTACCCCTTTAAACACTTTGACTAATCTTTAATCCTTTAACCACTTCGCAGATCAAACGTTCATCAGTCAAACTCCGTCTGGAGGTCCATTGGCGGCTGCCTCGAAAATGGTGCCAGTGCCGGAGACCCTGATGAGTCCGGATGTCTGTCCCGCCGCCGTGGCCCAAAGAGTGACGGTTACCGCTCTCAACTCGCAGTTGCACAAGACAAAGGTCAACAAGAACAAAGGTGGCCAGTGGAACATAGTCTAAATTTAAGACTTGCCAGCTTATAGGTGATTTTGTACTCCACAGACAACAAACTGAACTTGCCGAGGGTGCGAAGTCCGCAGCTGAAGAGGAACCAGAGTCCCACGAGCAGTCCGCGCAGGCTGGCCACCAAGTCGGGCGGGGACAAAATGCATCAGCAGCAGGAGAAGCTACAGACATCGGCGGTTATGGTGGATGCCGGTGGCTTCAGCACTTGCTCCGATGACGATGGCGAGCAGATCAACATCGAGAAGCTGCGCGCCATCAGAAAGATGGCTGcccaaaagcagcagcaaatgCATCAGGAGCAGCTGAAGCAGCAGGTGGATAACAGCCTCAACTGCGAGGATCGCTTGATCGAGCATGTGACGGAGTCGTCGGCAGTCACCATCCAGAAAATGTGGCGGGGCTATCATACGCGCAAGAAGACCAACAAGGACATAGCCGAGCGACTGCAGCGAAAACGCACGCAGGAATATATCGAGTAGGttgttttaaaagttgtatTGCTGGTcttgaagatttttttttaagtaactaAAGCTTTGCTTGAATTCATCCAAAGTGGGGATTTTTGAAATCCGGTTCTCCTGacttatattaattatttttgtattttaaaatgaaaaaataagtATTGAAACAGTTGTATACTAAAGAAGTCGCGTTTGGGCTGTGCCTTATTATTTGTGTATTTGCTATTGAAAAATAGGTATTGAAAAAACTTGGATCCTAAAGAAATCGCGTTTTTACATTGCAATTGAATAAAAGAGTGCCAAGCTGActttaaacatttcaaaaccaatataaatttgttccTAACTCTAGGATAACGTATCACAGTTTTTTAATAGCCTCTTATTCTTATTCCCAGGCAACTTGGCAAGGACATGATGCTAACCAAAGCTCAGCTGGAGAACGAGCGCAAGATCCAGCAGTTGCAGATGCAGGCCATCAATGCGCTGTGGAAGAAGGTGTCCACAATGGAGGTGGATCCCAAGGGACTCCCAGTGGCCGCAACAGTCGGAGAGGGCGAGGACACCaacggaggaggaggaggaggaggaggcggttCTGGCCACCTCAGTCTCGATCAGAACTCGGCGGCCGTCGTCAATGATCTGGCCAAGCGATGCACCATGCTCACCGATCAGGTTCAAATGCTGCAGAGTTCGATCGGGACCATTGTCAATTGCCTGACCATGGTGTGCAATCTGCCGCAGGATGCCATCAAGAAGCAGGCGGAGATCATCGACTGCAGCTCCACGCAGACGGACCTGATAGCCGTGCACACGCCGCAGATCGAGGATCTCACCAATTTTCCATTCACCAAGACCAGGCCATCGACTCTGGCCCTGGAATCCATGCACGAATCGCTGGCATGCCCCAAAATCGATGAACTCAACGATGTCGATCTCAAGGAGACGCACGACGACGACGCGACTCATCTCGAAAAAGAAGCATGAAAAATCCCAGTTAATAAAAATGAGGAGTGTAAACGCTTTAAGGATCGATCTCAGCGCTTATTAATATTCCTCGTGTAGGCTTTTTGTGTAGCTTTTGCAACAATTTTTAGATCGGTTACGTTCAACATAGAagtagcagcaacagcagtcaCAACACacaattttttgttacatttttgagATGTAGTGATGgtggaaaaactaaaaaaaacttgtgaACAAATcgtaaatacaaatttttgtaaaacacaaaacaaatttggttTTGGGCATTAATGTTCGggtaatttaaaagtatttgttGTGAAAAAACATTGGAGTTATgagtaaaatgttaaaaaaatatatacattgcAAGGTATAcagaatatttgtaatttatttacatttagaGCATTATAGAAGTTAccaattttaactttttacataaaaattgtttaaaactttaaaaccaACTTAGattagcagcagcaacaatcaACAATTTGTGTTTAATTCTTGACACAGCTTTTAACAAGTTTTAAGAAAATCTTAATTATATAGAGTAATTTTGTACGTGGAAAAGGGAATTTCAGTCTTCATCGCTGGATGTTTCATCATCTTCCTCTTCGTCGGAGGATTCCTGATTTACAGGACGATTTGTGTTGGGCAGGAGATCATCCTCAAAGTCGGAATCCTCTTGATTTTTGTTGGATGATTCCTCGAGTGCTGGTTTCTTTGCGAACTTATCCGGCCAAATGCCAGCTTTGGTGTATTCCTTGATATGTTCTGGGGTAAGTATTTTACAGATCTCGGCCTTGACCTTGTCGCCCTCTTCAATTGGTTCGATTAGCAGGAAATCGCCCCTTTTCACCCACATGCTCTTGCGAAATTTATTGGGCATCGAAACTGGAATAGGAATAAATAAAGCGATGATTAAACGAAAGGATCGTTTCCAATCAATAACCCAAAACTGATGCACTTTTAAATGAATCCTaaggcagctatatgatattgttaTCCGATATTCAGAAAATGAAAACCGAAATTCTAGAATAGTTGACCTTTAATACATATATCTCCGATTTTTCTAAGAGAGctacatatattatatgtattaaacaaatttactcCCTTAGCGATGTTGATTAAAAACAATGCATATTCTTTATAAAGTCGGGCTATGATAAACTCACCAAGGAAGTTTTCCTCGACTTTCGGGGTTTCCACCTCGTGGAGATTGTTTCCGCGACTGCTGATGACCCTAGCGATTTGCTGATTTTCCGCGGGCAGCTCATAGTCATCCTTCATCATCTCATTCATCAGGTGTTTGCGACGACTAATACTCGGATGGGATCGGTGCATTTTGTGGCCtctcaatatttaatttaaatctcgAAATAGCAGATAAACGAAATTGTCAACATTTGTTTACTAGTTTTCAGTGTGACCGTTAATAGAATATACGTTTtataccatttttattttaagacaaGGAATTATACCAAAAATATACCACTCACTAAATAGCGCTGGAAAATAGTGCTGCAAagagatacaaaaaaaaggcgCGAGGTTTGAActcatttaatattaaataaatttatatattaaaaataaggtaTTCGACTACGGAAACCCATGCCTCCAAAAGTCTGTAGTTTATATGCAagcaaatttgcatttaaatttgggtTTGTAATTTGGATTGGTTTTCTGGAAATTTTTAATGATCATTTTGcccctttttaaattaaaaaaaaagtgacccAAGACCAGCACTTCtgaggccataacttttcttgcagaTTGTAgacatattttattattctgctatttgattttaaaaacatcagCGAATGTATGATCACAATAGCAAGaggacattttatttttaaagccacgcctgcgtttaaagtttttatacaattttataacttaacAATTAGTGGAGAATTAATCCATGTAACGAGAAATTTTCTTAGCAATAGTGTAATATAAagcaaatagaaataaaaaatatatatactatcGCGATGTTTAGAGCTATCTAACTAGTTTTTGCTGCGCCGTAAAAGCATGCGCTCCTTTAGAGAAATTCGTCCGGACTTTTCCACTTTGGTGGAGACGTTGCGACGGGACTCGATTTGGGCCTGCTTCGATTTCTTCATTCTGGAAATATGACAAATCATTAATAGATTTTACAAGAATTAGGTTAAAAAATCGTACAATTCATTCAATAGACTGGTGATCTCCTTCTTCCAAATATCCTTGAAATCATTGGTAAAATTTGTCCAGTACTCGAAGAATTGATCGGGTGTACACTGGGCCAAAGTTAAGGTGCAGGCCTTGGGTGAGAAGTGATAGAACCTCATCGTCTCCAGAAACAGCTCGCGACACTCCTCGAGCGATTGATGGAGCTTGGCCATCGATTTGTCCGCTCCCTCCATGAACTCCTCCATTTTGGACTTAAAGGGCTCCAGGATTTCAGGACGGGAGGCGTTCAAAACTTTGGCCGTGGTTCTTTTGCAACCTGAAACAAGAGATATTTTATAGATTcataaaattagtttagaagtttaaatttaattttaaataagaggTACTAAAGTCATGTTTTTAGTTAAGGTCATAACATTAAGTTATCATTCATTTGTTTAATagttatattaataaatgtcATTCATCtgtttctaaaataataatacgtTTTCTACTTCAATCaaccaaatattaaaatcacctttaaacttcaaatttaaattggtttcaCCTAAAAACTTTGGATTTCAATTGGGTTCCATTAAAACATTGTATGTATTATCTGATATTTAATCAATTAAGTATTAATCTTCCAACTCACCTACTTTAAGTTTCAATAACAATACGCATATATCTTCTATTTAAATCTTAACTAAATATACGCTTTCAAACTCACCCAAGAACTTCTTGTTGAGATCGAAGATCTGCTGCTGCACCTCCTCGAAGTCCATTTGGGCGGCTCTCTCCACATCGGCTGGCTCGGGAATGGGCAGTCGGATCTCCAGGGGATGCACTCCCTCCTTCCGCCGGTGCGCAATGTAGGTGCGCACGATGAAGTGGAGCAAGGTGGTGTGCGATTCCTTGGACTTGACATCCTTGAGTTTGCCCAAGATGTCGAGATTGAAGCCATCGGCCTGGCCGCGCTGTCGATTGCCGCCGTTCATGTAGTTGCCCAGTGTGAGTATAATGGAGAATACCAGCTTGAGATCCTCGCTTTCGATCAATTGCTGCGAGAGCTGCGCCAGTGTCTCCAGTTTTCGCATTAACAGCGTTACGCTCTCCTCGAATTCCGCCTGAAAGACAATGCAGGAGATCCGTTCGCTGGCCATGGAAATCAGGGATATATCCAGCAGAAATTGCTCGGGATGATCGAGGGGGATGTCGCCACCGGCTGCCTCCTTGATCCTCTGCAATTCGTCCTCTGTCGCCCGAATATTGCTCATGTGCTGCAGGGCCTCCAAGCTGACAACCGATGTGTCTATATGGTATATAGCATGCTCGATCTCGCTGGACGGCACATGCAAACTTCTCCAGATAATGCCCACATTGCGGGATCGCTCGGGATCGAGCACCTTGATGGACTTGGCCCTCTTGACCTTCAGCTCCTTGGGTTTGCTGACCGGAGCCATGGCTTGGCGGGAGAACAGCTCCGTGAACTCATCGATGTTGTCGAGCGGTGTCTCCTCAATCTCCGTCCAGATTTCCTTGGTGGGCGGCGCAGGGGGCGGGGCTTCTCCCCCGGCGGCAACAGGAGGCTCATCCGGCGAACTCCCACTGTTCTCCGTACTATCCGTGGAATTGGCCACGgatggggggcgtggcacggGCGGTGCGCTAGTCACGATCCGTGTCCAATATAAGGGACGCATCGGCTTCGGGGGGTTAACGGCGCTCTTGCGCATTGCTGTAAATAGAAAGGGGTTAATAAGGTTACTGATATTAAAATAGAActggtaaaatatatatatcttttaattaatcttcttgaaatttatatattttattagcgAAGTAAAACCTTGTATTCATTTAAATGTACtattatttctataaatataacaaGATATTGAGGAAAATATCTTTCAAATGGGttctaattgttttaaatgcattataGTTAGGTTTAATATGGTTTACATTAAAATTTGGTAAATTATTACTTTGCATACCTCACCTTTAAATTCACGATCTTAATTTTCTAGTTATGGATTCGTTTTTGGATTTACTTAATGCAAGTTAGTATaatacactgataaaaaaatagaatagtaaaaatagttatctgactattgaattcaatattttatgtatCGTATTAgtcaatatttgttaaattcttatttaaaattgaatttgttttgctacttaaataaactttacTTTCGGTGTACTTACTGTTTGTGCGATGGAACCAATTTCCCTCGGCGGGATCGGGAAGTGGAGCGGGCGAGATCGGGGTCTTTGAGGGCGAAGCACTCATGGGCGGTGGTGGAGGGGGTATTGCCCCGCCTCCCTCGATGGGCGTGGGCGGAGGCGGCGGGGGCGGGGCAGCTCCACCGCTGGGTGGAGGgggtggcggcggtggtggtgcgCCACAGTTCGCTGGGGGcggtggcggaggaggaggtggcggAGCGGAAGTTACAAAGGCgggcggcggtggtggcggcggcggcggaggggGCGGGGCACAGAGCGCAGGGGcgggcggcggaggaggaggaggtggggGAGGAACACTGGCTTTCTCCTTATTTTCCTCATTTTCCTTGGAATTTTCCCTCAGGGATTGCCCGCATTTGCAGCTACCCTCGCATTCCGCCGTTTGAGTTTCCGCATCCACGGAACTCTTTGAACCACCCTCCACACCGGACTTGTTGTATTCATAGACTGTCTGCTCACTGGCATTCAATAGATCCGTGAGATTCACACATCTTTTCGAAGGACGACGCGGTGGCTCATCCACACTGCTCAAAAGTTCATTTACCACCGCATGAACTTCGGCCAAAGTGGAGCAATTGAGCAGACGCTTCTTGAGGATTTGCTGCAGTGTTTTCTGGCTATCCGTCGATGTGGAtgcagtggcagtggctgCCAATCCCAATCCTCCTACCCCAACCGCACCTGCTCCCAAGGAAGCCAATGAAGCCGACTCCAGGACGCGGGTTCCGGACGGAGTGCTCGTAAATGGCCAAGCCGCGTTCTTGTCCAGCTTTCCGGGGGTCAAAGGTAACGATGTCGTCGGCTGCTCCGTGTGCGTCCATTGGTACATCTCATACGGCTGaggattaaaaataaaaattagaatTTTGAAATAAGTGGTTTAatcaatataaacaaacaatacaatataaataaaaatgaggaATAAAAACTGTATTCATTAAGGAAGCTTTAatgctaattttaatttatactgtttctcaatttaaaatcCTTCATCACATTATccgttaacaaaataatttttatagatgcattttgtttacttaagaAGTGAATGTTTTATGATAACTCAATATAAACCTCTAATTATAAAACCCATtagaaaatgcatttaaaaatgtattaattaaggcagcaatactattttttcatatatttacCCAAAAGGGCcagtaaattaataaaaacctaaaaataaatttaaaaccaatcaAATTATCAAAGGCAATAGAATATTATCCCTTCTGTGCAACCAATTACTTCTAATTGCCAGTGCAAAGGGGACGAAAAATGATAGAAAAGGACAGCCAGAAGTACCAAGAAAGAGATGGCAAGTGGTCTCCAGTGTGCGACAAGCGGGGAAGCTTAAAAGCACCTAAGTTTGCCTaagtttgcttttattttctacAATACTCTTGTCTATTCTGTGCCATGTAAAActcttttgattttgataGTGCATGTTGCCGTTGACTTTGCAGTCCCGCTGTGGGAATTGGCATATGCTTGTTTTCAAGTCTTAAAGGAAAATAAAGCGTTATAgaatttacttaatttatacaattttataaaattaaaatatagaaCTTCAACATGTTGTGCTCCAGTTAAAGACCTCCTAATAAGATTATTTTAGACTAGGCCAAAAAGAGCTCCAAAATGCAATTAGAAttgcaattcaattaaacAGGTATAAAGCTACACAAACACCCACACAAACGCTAATCACTCAAAGAACTGAGAACTTGACAAATGCAAATCAAGTGCAACAGCCTGTCCCGATGGCTGATTTCCTAGatgaacacacacacagaatcCCACAAGGGGTTTTTCCATACCGAAAGGAGAGAAAGGAGAGAAAGGGTGCGGCAGAGTCAAGTTTATCGCACTTTACACCAGTTGTGCCCAAGTGTTTGCCAGCGATTTGCATGTTGTTTGCACATTTTAAAGAACCGGAGCCGACCAAAGTAAGCCAAGAAACCCGCAAGTAACTGAAGTGCAACCCACAACTACTCAATATACcgaatgaaaaaataaagcagCCACAAAGCGTAGCTAAAGAACCAAAATCCCCAAACCATAAGAGACCACATAAAGGTGAGCAAGAGACCGAAAAATGCAATGTGCAATTTCGAAAAACAAGGGAAAAGGTGAAAATTGGCTGAGAAAATGCTTGTTTTCCAAGTTATAATATACtacatatttaaagaaatagcGAAAGGCTACTTTTCtgaattttacaaaaacattattacattatcaacaaaatattagttacagaaaaaacaattttagcttGAATTTAAAGAGTAAAGACCCAATGAATTTATTAGGAATTTGTGATGTCTTACTTTCTagtttatgttatttttaaaatatctttgcGGATAAATagttagataaataaataagcttcTGAACAGTTGATAAActctaaaacaaaattgagttcaaaaaaaaaatgaacagaacaataacaataagtTCACCACTTAATAAGTGATTAAAACACAATTTCAGCCAGTTTTCCAGCTTGGTTGTTTCCCAATTCGCACTTAATTAACAACGACATCAAATTCCATTTAATCTAATCCCATCAGCCACTTGATACAAcccatatatgtatgtaatttATATAGTTAAATAACAATCGAACACGCGTACGCACATTTGCAGAATAACAAAACCAATATACACACAAACTCTTGGTACTGAAATTGCACATTCAAATCCAGTTTGCTCAATTCTGCATCAAAGTTTCATTTATTCCAGCAGAACCTAAAGAACAATACCAGTGGAGATAGATAGGAAAGGACAAAACTTTTGACTGCGAGTAATAAAAACGCACAAACTTTCAATGAGCTCTAGCAACAAAAACACGAAGAAATAGAAAAGACTAAGGCATTCGAAAGAAATACAAGGGTAAAGTGATCACTGGGGCaagacaataaataaaaaaagaacaaaaattaaaaaaataacatttttatagagacaaaaaaaatgtttacaaatttttttttgtttacttactTACTTTCTTTGTATATtactataatttaaaactattttttgcATATCAGAACTTAAAACCATTCTTTGCATATTTCTATAATTCAAAAAATCTACTTGCTTATAACTATATTCTAAAACAAACGCAATAGCATTTAAGACTTCATAGCCAAGAAATACTGTACAAATAATACACCAACTAAAGTCAAAGTCGAACAACGAACCTTTGACACAATCTttccctctctttcgctcCCTTGTGTGCTGGCCTGTTGCCCAAAAAGTTCGAACAAATTTCAGAGACATCGGAGACGTCGTCAGACATACTACATACATatagcaaaaaatatatatatatatatccatgATACTTGGCAGCCAGTTGAAGAAAATCGTGATATCATAATCTTGAGCTCAAGTATCATCACATAGAAAATCACTTAACGGTGTCGTCTGCCGCCCCTTTCTCCGATTTTTC
This genomic stretch from Drosophila gunungcola strain Sukarami unplaced genomic scaffold, Dgunungcola_SK_2 000001F, whole genome shotgun sequence harbors:
- the LOC128263068 gene encoding protein cappuccino isoform X8, whose protein sequence is MEVKKRRRNTVPTMQHNHNNGSNNMGNSQNRSANTDEKSPPGGASLVRMGIGEGGVGVAVGGVGGAPGERRNSRVRVLSRLMGQKRIREAFLHSPKTGSSSEVNLGGAGSDGSGDWTAAETEVEHGQLDASAEQIDFRQMLMKWLISTMQSNPKSFANDITQELFSSLALQFCNNLKYVGVLKQISNEHLDGGFSPYEMYQWTHTEQPTTSLPLTPGKLDKNAAWPFTSTPSGTRVLESASLASLGAGAVGVGGLGLAATATASTSTDSQKTLQQILKKRLLNCSTLAEVHAVVNELLSSVDEPPRRPSKRCVNLTDLLNASEQTVYEYNKSGVEGGSKSSVDAETQTAECEGSCKCGQSLRENSKENEENKEKASVPPPPPPPPPPAPALCAPPPPPPPPPPPPAFVTSAPPPPPPPPPPANCGAPPPPPPPPPSGGAAPPPPPPPTPIEGGGAIPPPPPPMSASPSKTPISPAPLPDPAEGNWFHRTNTMRKSAVNPPKPMRPLYWTRIVTSAPPVPRPPSVANSTDSTENSGSSPDEPPVAAGGEAPPPAPPTKEIWTEIEETPLDNIDEFTELFSRQAMAPVSKPKELKVKRAKSIKVLDPERSRNVGIIWRSLHVPSSEIEHAIYHIDTSVVSLEALQHMSNIRATEDELQRIKEAAGGDIPLDHPEQFLLDISLISMASERISCIVFQAEFEESVTLLMRKLETLAQLSQQLIESEDLKLVFSIILTLGNYMNGGNRQRGQADGFNLDILGKLKDVKSKESHTTLLHFIVRTYIAHRRKEGVHPLEIRLPIPEPADVERAAQMDFEEVQQQIFDLNKKFLGCKRTTAKVLNASRPEILEPFKSKMEEFMEGADKSMAKLHQSLEECRELFLETMRFYHFSPKACTLTLAQCTPDQFFEYWTNFTNDFKDIWKKEITSLLNELMKKSKQAQIESRRNVSTKVEKSGRISLKERMLLRRSKN